AAAGAGAATCTTAGTTTCTGCTATGTGAAGAGTCCTGCAAGTGGCTTTATCGGCAGTCTTCCTTATAAAGAAGGTGCATTGGTGAGTCCGTCGTCGGTTCAGCCGGTTACTACCGTGAGCAACGTTTCTACGATGGAGGTTTACTTCTCTATGACGGAGGCAGACATTCTTGCCCTGACGCGTACAAATAGTGGTTTGAACAACGCTATCAACTCATTCCCTGCCGTAAGTCTTCAGTTGGCTGACGGCTCTACTTACAATCACGAGGGTACGATTGTAAAGACCAGTGGCATTATCGACCCTGCTACGGGTACTGTGAGTGTTATCGCCCGCTTCGCAAATCCTGAACACTTGTTGAAGAGTGGTGGTAGTGGTAAGGTTCTCATTGCAAAGAACAACAACAACGCTTTGCTGATTCCACAGGATGCAACCGTCCAAATTCAGGATAAGTTCTTTGTTTACAAGGTAGATGCAGAAAATAAGGTTCATTATACCGAAATCAAGGTGGATGCGCAGAACGACGGCAAGAACTATATCGTAACAGAAGGATTGAAACTTGGCGATAAGATTGTCTCCAAGGGACTGACGACACTTCAGGACGGTATGAAGATTACTGCATTGTCTCCTGAAGAATACGAAGCTGAACTGAAGAAAGCAGAAAGTCTCGGCGAGAAGCAGAAAACAGCAGCAGGCTTTATGGAAGCTATGACGGGCGACAAGGCCAAGAAGGAAGATGCTGAGAAGGAAGACAAGTAAAGACGTTTTAAAACACAAGATATATGACATTTACTAATTTTATAAAGCGTCCGGTGCTCTCAACCGTGGTCTCAATCTTCTTCGTGCTCTTAGGTACGATTGGATTGGTATCATTGCCTGTTGAGCAGTATCCTGATATTGCGCCGCCTACCATCTCCGTAATGACTACATATCAGGGTGCCAATGCTCAGACTGTATTGAACTCTGTGGTAACTCCATTGGAGGAAAGCATCAATGGTGTAGAGAATATGACCTACATCCAGTCTTCTGCCACAAACAGTGGTATGGCGCAGATTACTGTTTATTTCAAGCAGGGAACGGATCCGGATATGGCTGCGGTCAATGTTCAGAACCGTGTGTCGCAGGCTCAGGCCTTGCTTCCGGCCGAAGTAACACGTGTGGGTGTAACGGTATCGAAGCGTCAGTCTTCCAATGTTATAATGTATAACCTTACAACGGACGACGGAAGATATGACGATGAGTTCCTGACGAACTACAATGCCATTAATGTGGTGCCGCTGCTGAAGCGTATCAATGGTGTGGGCGATGTTCAGACGCCGGGTATGAAGACCTACTCTATGCGTATCTGGCTGAAGCCTGACAGGATGATGCAGTATGGACTTGTTCCGTCTGACATTTCTGCTGCTTTGGCTGAACAGAACATAGAGGCTGCTCCGGGTTCATTCGGCGAACAGAGTGATATGAAGTATGAATATACTATGCGCTACAAGGGGCGTTTGCAGACTAAGGAAGAGTATGGCAATATCATTATTTCGAGCAATACCAATGGTCAGACACTCCATTTGAAGGATGTTGCCGACATTGAATTGGGTGGATTGATGTATTCTGTGGCAATGAAGAGCAATAATCAGCCTGCCGTTGTGGGTATGGTTCAGCAGATTGCCGGTTCAAACGCTACTCAGATTGCAAGCGATGTGAAGAAGGCATTGGAAGGTGTGAGGAAGAATATGCCTCCCGGTATGAAGATTCAGATTACTCAGGACGTAACGGAGTTCCTCTTTGCATCTATTGAGGAAGTTATCTTTACGCTTGTCTTGACTTTGGCATTGGTGTTCTTGGTGGTATATATATTCTTGCAGGATGTCCGTTCCACTTTGATTCCGATGATTGCCGTGCCTGTTGCATTGATTGGTACGTTCTTCTTCCTTTGGATGTTCGGTTTTTCTATCAACCTGCTCACGCTGTCTGCGCTGCTGTTGGCTATTGCCATCGTGGTCGATGATGCCATTGTGGTGGTTGAGGCAGTACACGCCAAGCTCGATTTGGGCTACAAGAGTGCGATGACAGCGTCTATTGATGCGATGAACGAAATCTCTGGAGCCATCATTTCCATTACGTTGGTAATGGCATCTGTGTTCGTTCCTGTGTCGTTTATGAGTGGAACATCGGGTACTTTTTATAGAGAGTTTGGTGTAACGATGGCTATTTCCATTGTTATTTCAGCCTTGAATGCATTGACCTTGTCGCCTGCTCTTTGTGCCATCTTGCTGAAGCCGCACGCCGACGACCACGAAAACAGAAAGAAGTCTTTCGTAGATCGTTTCCACGATGCCTTTAATACACAGTTCGATAAACTGAACGAGAAGTATAAGAAAGGTGTGGAAAAGGTTATCAATCATCGTCTGATAACTGGTCTTTCGGTAGTTATTGGTATCGTTGCATTGGTAATCACAATGTCTACAACCAAGACAGGTCTTGTTCCTGACGAAGACACGGGTGTTCTTTTTGCAGCCGTAACCTTGCCGCCGGGTACTTCACAGGCTGAGTCTATGAATATGACGAACCATATTGACAAGATGCTTGCCAGCAACCCATACATTGAAACACGTGTGCAGTTGGTAGGTTACAACTTCATTGCCGGTCAGGGATCAAATCAGGCTACGTTTATTATGAAGCTGAAGCCGTTCGAGGAACGCAAATATGGTTTCTTTGACCGTGTCAAAGCCGTTTTCAGCGGTGCTGGTATCGCAGGTTTGTTCATTGACCCTACATCTTCTAATATGGTGTTGGGTATGATTTACAAGCAGACGGCAAGTTTGAAAGGTGCTCAGGTTATTGCCTTTGCTCCTCCGATGGTGCCCGGTTTTGCTATGGCAAACGGTCTTACGTTCACTATGCAGGACCAGACGGGTGGCGATTTGAATAAATTCTATCAGATTACTCAGGACTATTTGAAAGCATTGAATGAGCGTCCGGAAATCGCAACGGCGATGACTTCGTACAATCCTAACTATCCACAGTATCTCGTTGATGTTGATGTGGCTAAGACAAAGCAGGCTGGTACATCGCCGGCTGCCGTACTTTCCGTGCTCCAAGGATATTATGGAGGATTGTATGCCTCTAACTTCAATGCCTACGGAAAGCTCTATCGTGTAATGATTCAGGGTTCGGTTGAAAGCCGTATGACCGAAAGCAGCTTGAATAGTATCTATGTTCGTACTGCCGGAGGTATGGCACCGGTAAGCGAGTTCTGCACTTTGAAGCGCGTTTATGGTCCCGCTTCGGTTGAACGATTCAATCTCTTTACCTCCATCAATGTGAATGCGAGTCCGGCTGATGGTTATTCATCCGGCGATGCCATCAAGGCAGTGGAGGAAGTGGCTGCACAGAAGTTGCCGCAGGGCTACTCTTACGAGTTCTCCGGTTTGACACGTTCAGAACAAGAGTCTTCAAATTCAACGGGTATCATCTTCGCACTCTGTCTTGTGTTCGTTTATTTGATTCTGAGTGCGCAGTATGAAAGTTACATCTTGCCGTTGGCAGTAGTGCTTTCTATTCCATTCGGTTTGGCTGGAGCTTTCATTTTCACGCAGCTCTTCGGACATAACAACGACATCTATATGCAGATTTCGCTTATTATGCTCATCGGTCTGTTGGCAAAGAACGCCATCCTGATTGTGGAGTTCGCACTTGAACGTCGCCGTACAGGTATGGCCATCAAGTATGCAGCCATTCTTGGTGCCGGAGCGCGTCTTCGTCCTATCCTTATGACCTCACTTGCGATGATCGTTGGTCTGTTGCCGTTGATGTTTGCAAGTGGTGTAGGCCGTAACGGTAACCAAACATTGGGTGCTGCCGCAGTAGGTGGTATGTTGATTGGTACATTCATTCAGGTGCTCGTTGTGCCGGCTTTGTTTGCCATCTTCCAGTATCTTCAGGAAAAGTTGAGTCCGATTGAATTTGAAGACGAGGACAACAAGGAGGTTGCTAAAGAAATCGAGCCGTATGTTTCAGGCCCTGCTGACACGTACAGAATCGAGGAATAAGCGTTATTGAAATTATATCAGAAATAATGAAGAAGTTAAATATAATCATCTTAGGTTTTGCAGTACTGTCATTGACAGGCTGCAAGAGCCTTTACGGCACCTATGAACGCCCCGATGTTGTGTCGGAAGGAATTGTTCGCGACCCTGTCAATGACCAAGCTACGCTCGAAGGTGCTAATGATTTCGGTAACTTGCCTTGGCGCAGCGTCTTTACCGACCCTCATTTGCAGGCAATTATCGAGAAGGCATTGGAAAACAATCCGGATTTGCTCAATGCGGCACTCAACATTGATATTGCAGAACAACAGTTGAAGTCTGCGAAATTGTCGTTTCTTCCATCAGTAGTATTTGCTCCACAGGGAACGATTACCCATTTTGGTTCGCATACTGAAGCTACAAAATCCTATGTGTTGCCAATCGCTGCCAGTTGGGATATAGACCTTTTCGGCAAGTTGCGCAATCAGAAGAAGGCTGCACAGATGGCAATGCTCCAGATGCAAGACTACAAGGTAGCTGTTCAGACAGGCCTTATCTGCAATATTGCAAACCTCTACTACACATTGCTGATGCTCGACCGTCAGAACGAAATCGTTACCAATATGGCCGGACTCACCAAGAATACGTGGGATATGATGCAGTTGCAGATGGAATTCGGGCGTGCCCGTGCCACGAGTGTTCAGAGTGCACAGGCTGCTTACTATGGAGTTCAGACGCAAGCAACAGACATCAAACGCCAGATTCGTGAAGTGGAAAACTCATTGAGTCTTCTGATGGGCGAACCTGCCCACACGATTGCACGAGGAACATTGGCCAATCAGAGTCTTCCAACCAACTTCTCCGGTGGAGTGGGAGTGGAACTGTTGAGCAATCGTGCTGATGTTCACGCAAAGGAAATGGCACTCGCACAGTGTTTCTACAACGTTAAGACGGCGCGTGCCCAGTTCTATCCGTCTCTCAACATTTCTCCAACAGGTGGCTGGAGCAACGGCAACGGTCTGGTAAACCCTGCGAAACTCTTGTTGAGCGCAGTAGCCAGCCTTACGCAGCCTCTCTTTATGCAAGGAAAACTGAAGGCTGGACTCCGTGTTGCGGAGGATCAGTACAAGCAAGCCTACAATACTTGGCAGAACAGTGTGCTTACTGCCGGTTCGGAGGTGAGCAATGCTTTGGTGGCTTACAATGCGGCTGAGGAAAAAAGCAAGCTCTATGATCAGCAGATTGAAGTCTTGAAGACCAATGTTGAGCATACACAGATGCTTTATCGTCAGAGCTCCAGTTCCTATCTTGAAGTGATTACAGCGCAGCAGAGTCTGCTGAATGCTGAAATATCTCAGGTGCAGGATCAGTTCTCCAAGCTCCAGGCCATCGTAAACCTTTACTATGCATTGGGTGGAGGCTCCAAGTAATTAAAACAAGTGTAAACTACCAACGTTATCCCCGGTCAGCAAGTTGGGCTACTTTCCTGAAAAAGAAAGTACGGGGTGAAGCAATATGAGTAGTGAAATCAGTCCAAGAGCCGAGATTTCTCCAAAGGCAAAGATTGGAAACGGCTGCAAGATATTTCCATTCGTTTACATTGAGGACGATGTTGTCATTGGCGACAACTGTATCATCTTCCCGTTCGTAAGTATCTTGAACGGAACTCGTATGGGAAATGGCAACAAGATTCATCAAGGTGCTGTAATCGGCGCACTGCCACAGGACTTCAGTTTTGTGGGAGAAAAAAGCGAATGTATTCTCGGCGACAACAATGTCATCCGTGAAAACGTCGTTATCAATCGTGCAACTCACAGAGGTTGTCAGACCGTTCTCGGTTCAAACAATTTCCTGATGGAAGGCGCACACATAAGCCACGATACAAAAATCGGCAATAATTGCGTGTTCGGCTATGGTGTGAAAATATCCGGCGACTGCGAGATTGCCGACCACGTAATCTATTCTTCAAGTGTTATTCAGAAGGCAAAAACCCGCGTTGGTGTTGGTGCTACGATTCAGGCAAGCACCACATTCGGCCGAGATGTGCCTCCTTACATCATTGTCGGTGGTACACCGGTAGGCTATGGAGGCGTAAACTCAACTATGTGCAGCGCAATGGGCATAGACGATAAAGTGAAAAAGCACATAGCCAACGCATACCGCTTGATATTCCACGGTCAGACGTCGGTGTTCGATGCTTGCATTCAGGTAGACCAACAGGTGCCTGATTCGGAAGAGATTCGCAATATCGTGAATTTCATACGTGAAACAGAAAAAGGAATCATCAGTAAATTATAAAATTCATACCTGTAAATTTGTGATGATAGTAAGGACTGGCCGTGAGGTCAGTCCTTATTTTTTTATTTGTGTGATGAAAAGATGTCAGGAGACAAGTGAATAAGTGGACAAGGAAACAAGGAGACAAGAGAACAAGGTGGCAAGTGAATAAGTGGACAAGGAGACAAGTGAACAAGTTTACGAGTAAGTTTCTTTTATAAACTTAAAAAGTCAGATGAAAGTAAGTGTACTGTCGTCTGAAAATGAAGAAAATCGCTTGCCAACTGTCTGACTTGTATCCTTGTCTATTCATCCGAGAATCCGAATTATCATAGCCAATCCTTTCCTTTCTTCGTTCTTTTTCATTATATTTGCATATCAATATATACAAAAACAACAAGACTATGGAATTAAAAGGACATTATTTAGCTGATGCAAACCGCTATCAGAGGAGTAAGGATATATTTCAGAGATGTGGAAAGAGTGGGGTGCTGCTGCCCAAACTGTCGCTCGGTTTCTGGCACAATTTCGGAAGCGTAGACCCATACGAGCGCAGCCGTGCCATCACACACTATGCTTTCGACAACGGCGTAACGCACTTCGATTTGGCAAACAACTACGGATCGGTCTATGGCTCGGCAGAGGAAACTTTCGGACGCCTGATGGATGATGATTTCGCACCTTATCGCGACGAGCTGTTTATCTCCACCAAGGCCGGATATGATATGTGGGAAGGGCCATACGGCGAGTGGGGTTCGCGCAAGTATCTGTTTGCCAGCCTCAACCAGAGCCTCAAGCGAATGCACTTGGACTATGTAGACCTGTTCTACAGCCATCGTTTCGACCCCAACACGCCTGTTGAGGAAACTTGTCAGGCTATGGTAGACATCGTTCGGCAAGGCAAGGCACTTTATCTCGGTATCAGCAACTGGCCATTAGAACCTTTAAAGCAGGCCTTTGAATATCTGAAAGCCCACGATGCACCACTCCTTATCTATCAGGGAAAACTGAGTATGATAAACCGTACACCAATTGATGAAGGCATTCTGAACTTCTGTGCCGATAATGGAATTGGTTTTATCGCCTTTTCTCCACTCGGGCAAGGTCTATTAACCGACCGTTATAAGAAC
The Prevotella sp. HUN102 genome window above contains:
- a CDS encoding aldo/keto reductase; amino-acid sequence: MELKGHYLADANRYQRSKDIFQRCGKSGVLLPKLSLGFWHNFGSVDPYERSRAITHYAFDNGVTHFDLANNYGSVYGSAEETFGRLMDDDFAPYRDELFISTKAGYDMWEGPYGEWGSRKYLFASLNQSLKRMHLDYVDLFYSHRFDPNTPVEETCQAMVDIVRQGKALYLGISNWPLEPLKQAFEYLKAHDAPLLIYQGKLSMINRTPIDEGILNFCADNGIGFIAFSPLGQGLLTDRYKNGIPEDSRMAKGKFLRKEMLTDELSARLKQWGAEAEVANRSLAEHALRWVLEQRGITSVLVGASSVEQLATNLKCMF
- a CDS encoding TolC family protein translates to MKKLNIIILGFAVLSLTGCKSLYGTYERPDVVSEGIVRDPVNDQATLEGANDFGNLPWRSVFTDPHLQAIIEKALENNPDLLNAALNIDIAEQQLKSAKLSFLPSVVFAPQGTITHFGSHTEATKSYVLPIAASWDIDLFGKLRNQKKAAQMAMLQMQDYKVAVQTGLICNIANLYYTLLMLDRQNEIVTNMAGLTKNTWDMMQLQMEFGRARATSVQSAQAAYYGVQTQATDIKRQIREVENSLSLLMGEPAHTIARGTLANQSLPTNFSGGVGVELLSNRADVHAKEMALAQCFYNVKTARAQFYPSLNISPTGGWSNGNGLVNPAKLLLSAVASLTQPLFMQGKLKAGLRVAEDQYKQAYNTWQNSVLTAGSEVSNALVAYNAAEEKSKLYDQQIEVLKTNVEHTQMLYRQSSSSYLEVITAQQSLLNAEISQVQDQFSKLQAIVNLYYALGGGSK
- a CDS encoding efflux RND transporter permease subunit — its product is MTFTNFIKRPVLSTVVSIFFVLLGTIGLVSLPVEQYPDIAPPTISVMTTYQGANAQTVLNSVVTPLEESINGVENMTYIQSSATNSGMAQITVYFKQGTDPDMAAVNVQNRVSQAQALLPAEVTRVGVTVSKRQSSNVIMYNLTTDDGRYDDEFLTNYNAINVVPLLKRINGVGDVQTPGMKTYSMRIWLKPDRMMQYGLVPSDISAALAEQNIEAAPGSFGEQSDMKYEYTMRYKGRLQTKEEYGNIIISSNTNGQTLHLKDVADIELGGLMYSVAMKSNNQPAVVGMVQQIAGSNATQIASDVKKALEGVRKNMPPGMKIQITQDVTEFLFASIEEVIFTLVLTLALVFLVVYIFLQDVRSTLIPMIAVPVALIGTFFFLWMFGFSINLLTLSALLLAIAIVVDDAIVVVEAVHAKLDLGYKSAMTASIDAMNEISGAIISITLVMASVFVPVSFMSGTSGTFYREFGVTMAISIVISALNALTLSPALCAILLKPHADDHENRKKSFVDRFHDAFNTQFDKLNEKYKKGVEKVINHRLITGLSVVIGIVALVITMSTTKTGLVPDEDTGVLFAAVTLPPGTSQAESMNMTNHIDKMLASNPYIETRVQLVGYNFIAGQGSNQATFIMKLKPFEERKYGFFDRVKAVFSGAGIAGLFIDPTSSNMVLGMIYKQTASLKGAQVIAFAPPMVPGFAMANGLTFTMQDQTGGDLNKFYQITQDYLKALNERPEIATAMTSYNPNYPQYLVDVDVAKTKQAGTSPAAVLSVLQGYYGGLYASNFNAYGKLYRVMIQGSVESRMTESSLNSIYVRTAGGMAPVSEFCTLKRVYGPASVERFNLFTSINVNASPADGYSSGDAIKAVEEVAAQKLPQGYSYEFSGLTRSEQESSNSTGIIFALCLVFVYLILSAQYESYILPLAVVLSIPFGLAGAFIFTQLFGHNNDIYMQISLIMLIGLLAKNAILIVEFALERRRTGMAIKYAAILGAGARLRPILMTSLAMIVGLLPLMFASGVGRNGNQTLGAAAVGGMLIGTFIQVLVVPALFAIFQYLQEKLSPIEFEDEDNKEVAKEIEPYVSGPADTYRIEE
- the lpxA gene encoding acyl-ACP--UDP-N-acetylglucosamine O-acyltransferase; protein product: MSSEISPRAEISPKAKIGNGCKIFPFVYIEDDVVIGDNCIIFPFVSILNGTRMGNGNKIHQGAVIGALPQDFSFVGEKSECILGDNNVIRENVVINRATHRGCQTVLGSNNFLMEGAHISHDTKIGNNCVFGYGVKISGDCEIADHVIYSSSVIQKAKTRVGVGATIQASTTFGRDVPPYIIVGGTPVGYGGVNSTMCSAMGIDDKVKKHIANAYRLIFHGQTSVFDACIQVDQQVPDSEEIRNIVNFIRETEKGIISKL
- a CDS encoding efflux RND transporter periplasmic adaptor subunit; translated protein: MKKSKFLLSAALAVVVSVLTSCAGGDRNLPTSDKYPVIKIGAANAQMKTTYPATIKGIQDVEVRPKVSGFITKLYVQEGQAVREGQVLFVVDNATYQAAVRQAEAAVNSAQSGVNQARAGVAQASAALNSANAQAATAQLTYNNSKNLYANKVIGDYELQTAKNAYETTQAAVNQARSGVTSAQAAVKQAEAGVRQAQAGLASAKENLSFCYVKSPASGFIGSLPYKEGALVSPSSVQPVTTVSNVSTMEVYFSMTEADILALTRTNSGLNNAINSFPAVSLQLADGSTYNHEGTIVKTSGIIDPATGTVSVIARFANPEHLLKSGGSGKVLIAKNNNNALLIPQDATVQIQDKFFVYKVDAENKVHYTEIKVDAQNDGKNYIVTEGLKLGDKIVSKGLTTLQDGMKITALSPEEYEAELKKAESLGEKQKTAAGFMEAMTGDKAKKEDAEKEDK